The following are encoded together in the Bombus affinis isolate iyBomAffi1 chromosome 6, iyBomAffi1.2, whole genome shotgun sequence genome:
- the LOC126917578 gene encoding odorant receptor 9a-like isoform X1 — MCSFMSFFAPTSMQLYDAIRNKDFDNVILNLPHILTVLISVTKILNIYSNKTLFRKLFNSLEEDWKLLESKNELQMLDKFTKHGNKVACLYRRTLLIALLIFLSLPLCNPILDIIIPLNETRQRNNVFQVHYGILDNEEHFYIVYVHLSLCAIIIVVTIISVDSLYIAIIYHACGLFAVCGSQVQKTAENNFVEKNGINIRNIGYDAFKECVMMHYKCLQLYDVLEKCCRNLYLITMVLNAVILSVTAVEIIVFLDRPAEAIRAIVYFIGQQFHLYMFSLPGQTLLDQSVELANKIYDSDWYKIPTKAQKVFYLMQVRSNKPCILTAAGIYKMNIESFGITVKACMSYFTMFLSLRE, encoded by the exons ATGTGCAGTTTTATGAGCTTCTTTGCTCCAACG TCTATGCAACTATACGATGCCATACGTAACAAAGATTTCGATAACGTCATCCTAAATTTACCGCATATACTTACAGTACTTATCAGTGTTACAAAAATACTAAACATCTATTCCAACAAAACACTG tttagaaaattatttaattccttGGAAGAAGATTGGAAATTACTGGAATCAAAAAACGAATTACAAATGCTAGATAAATTTACCAAACACGGCAATAAAGTTGCATGTCTGTACAGAA GAACGTTATTAATAGCTCTCTTAATATTTTTGTCCCTTCCGTTATGTAATCCCATCCTAGATATTATTATACCATTAAACGAAACCCGACAACGAAATAATGTATTTCAAGTTCACTATGGTATCCTAGATAACGAAGAACACTTTTACATCGTGTATGTGCATTTATCTCTTTGTGCGATTATTATCGTGGTGACGATAATCTCGGTAGATTCGTTATACATTGCTATTATTTATCACGCTTGCGGATTATTTGCAGTGTGTGG ATCCCAGGTTCAGAAAACtgcagaaaataattttgtcgAGAAAAATGGCATTAACATACGCAACATTGGATACGATGCTTTCAAAGAATGCGTGATGATGCATTATAAATGTCTTCA ACTTTATGACGTCCTCGAGAAATGTTGCCGGAATTTGTACTTGATTACAATGGTGTTGAATGCAGTCATTCTCAGCGTAACAGCTGTTGAA ATAATTGTGTTCTTGGACCGACCGGCAGAAGCCATCAGGGCTATTGTCTACTTTATAGGACAACAATTTCATTTGTACATGTTTAGTCTACCAGGGCAAACATTACTGGATCAAAGCGTAGAATTGGCCAATAAAAT ATATGACTCGGATTGGTATAAAATACCGACAAAAGCTCAAAAGGTATTTTACCTAATGCAAGTGAGGTCCAACAAACCGTGTATATTGACAGCAGCGGGGATATACAAGATGAACATTGAAAGTTTTGGAATA ACTGTTAAAGCTTGTATGTCGTATTTCACCATGTTCTTGTCACTGAGAGAATAA
- the LOC126917578 gene encoding uncharacterized protein LOC126917578 isoform X5 encodes MCSFMSFFAPTSMQLYDAIRNKDFDNVILNLPHILTVLISVTKILNIYSNKTLFRKLFNSLEEDWKLLESKNELQMLDKFTKHGNKVACLYRRTLLIALLIFLSLPLCNPILDIIIPLNETRQRNNVFQVHYGILDNEEHFYIVLYDVLEKCCRNLYLITMVLNAVILSVTAVEIIVFLDRPAEAIRAIVYFIGQQFHLYMFSLPGQTLLDQSVELANKIYDSDWYKIPTKAQKVFYLMQVRSNKPCILTAAGIYKMNIESFGITVKACMSYFTMFLSLRE; translated from the exons ATGTGCAGTTTTATGAGCTTCTTTGCTCCAACG TCTATGCAACTATACGATGCCATACGTAACAAAGATTTCGATAACGTCATCCTAAATTTACCGCATATACTTACAGTACTTATCAGTGTTACAAAAATACTAAACATCTATTCCAACAAAACACTG tttagaaaattatttaattccttGGAAGAAGATTGGAAATTACTGGAATCAAAAAACGAATTACAAATGCTAGATAAATTTACCAAACACGGCAATAAAGTTGCATGTCTGTACAGAA GAACGTTATTAATAGCTCTCTTAATATTTTTGTCCCTTCCGTTATGTAATCCCATCCTAGATATTATTATACCATTAAACGAAACCCGACAACGAAATAATGTATTTCAAGTTCACTATGGTATCCTAGATAACGAAGAACACTTTTACATCGT ACTTTATGACGTCCTCGAGAAATGTTGCCGGAATTTGTACTTGATTACAATGGTGTTGAATGCAGTCATTCTCAGCGTAACAGCTGTTGAA ATAATTGTGTTCTTGGACCGACCGGCAGAAGCCATCAGGGCTATTGTCTACTTTATAGGACAACAATTTCATTTGTACATGTTTAGTCTACCAGGGCAAACATTACTGGATCAAAGCGTAGAATTGGCCAATAAAAT ATATGACTCGGATTGGTATAAAATACCGACAAAAGCTCAAAAGGTATTTTACCTAATGCAAGTGAGGTCCAACAAACCGTGTATATTGACAGCAGCGGGGATATACAAGATGAACATTGAAAGTTTTGGAATA ACTGTTAAAGCTTGTATGTCGTATTTCACCATGTTCTTGTCACTGAGAGAATAA
- the LOC126917578 gene encoding odorant receptor 9a-like isoform X3, whose protein sequence is MCSFMSFFAPTSMQLYDAIRNKDFDNVILNLPHILTVLISVTKILNIYSNKTLFRKLFNSLEEDWKLLESKNELQMLDKFTKHGNKVACLYRRTLLIALLIFLSLPLCNPILDIIIPLNETRQRNNVFQVHYGILDNEEHFYIVSQVQKTAENNFVEKNGINIRNIGYDAFKECVMMHYKCLQLYDVLEKCCRNLYLITMVLNAVILSVTAVEIIVFLDRPAEAIRAIVYFIGQQFHLYMFSLPGQTLLDQSVELANKIYDSDWYKIPTKAQKVFYLMQVRSNKPCILTAAGIYKMNIESFGITVKACMSYFTMFLSLRE, encoded by the exons ATGTGCAGTTTTATGAGCTTCTTTGCTCCAACG TCTATGCAACTATACGATGCCATACGTAACAAAGATTTCGATAACGTCATCCTAAATTTACCGCATATACTTACAGTACTTATCAGTGTTACAAAAATACTAAACATCTATTCCAACAAAACACTG tttagaaaattatttaattccttGGAAGAAGATTGGAAATTACTGGAATCAAAAAACGAATTACAAATGCTAGATAAATTTACCAAACACGGCAATAAAGTTGCATGTCTGTACAGAA GAACGTTATTAATAGCTCTCTTAATATTTTTGTCCCTTCCGTTATGTAATCCCATCCTAGATATTATTATACCATTAAACGAAACCCGACAACGAAATAATGTATTTCAAGTTCACTATGGTATCCTAGATAACGAAGAACACTTTTACATCGT ATCCCAGGTTCAGAAAACtgcagaaaataattttgtcgAGAAAAATGGCATTAACATACGCAACATTGGATACGATGCTTTCAAAGAATGCGTGATGATGCATTATAAATGTCTTCA ACTTTATGACGTCCTCGAGAAATGTTGCCGGAATTTGTACTTGATTACAATGGTGTTGAATGCAGTCATTCTCAGCGTAACAGCTGTTGAA ATAATTGTGTTCTTGGACCGACCGGCAGAAGCCATCAGGGCTATTGTCTACTTTATAGGACAACAATTTCATTTGTACATGTTTAGTCTACCAGGGCAAACATTACTGGATCAAAGCGTAGAATTGGCCAATAAAAT ATATGACTCGGATTGGTATAAAATACCGACAAAAGCTCAAAAGGTATTTTACCTAATGCAAGTGAGGTCCAACAAACCGTGTATATTGACAGCAGCGGGGATATACAAGATGAACATTGAAAGTTTTGGAATA ACTGTTAAAGCTTGTATGTCGTATTTCACCATGTTCTTGTCACTGAGAGAATAA
- the LOC126917564 gene encoding crossover junction endonuclease MUS81 isoform X2 — protein sequence MKRIKLKPKNPNPLFELWLEEWRKEAASRNSDLQYHFSKALAALKKYPLPLKSGKDCIILQHFGTKLCSMLDRKLKEYKVQNNDSTSVKNVCKHCSFNEQPVFKRKHRSQQIIVDTDFVPERTELTIFDDLNLSSWNVENYAALLILYKKTLDSCYLGYTTETDLLLEMKQLCGHGAKTSILDLFESGLISMIGRPIRYNLTEHGISISKKICEITNTDVISLNSFEVLNRIQVSLKSLITQKSKLIKDSADLNNRNEDTQIFIQSAKDIQTKNLEPPTIYKSKSVETITIEDHCQQFDKNFVKQKSKENIVYPKKMQEKTKEVKDMNHVHNLENNETDFTDDFQRNYYLESSNFDIILLVDTQETAGGRTEPQHDATITGLTEFGVSFEIRHLKVGDFAWIARCRRNKNNELILPFIVERKRIDDLSASITDGRFHEQKFRLKQSGITNLMYIIEDYEKGQRLTIPHSSLMQASINTLIQDGFSVKYTKNHKDSMFYLSSLTRILIKMFKEKNLIGCKKEVITRTNILNNTCSLMVFEEFNKAASKQKVFKVNQMFVRQLLQLKGMSIDKALAIVEHYPTPRLLVEAFQKSDCNGTKVGEPKQRGIQGSLNRTIDG from the exons ATGAAAAGAATAAAACTTAAGCCTAAAAATCCAAACCCACTATTTGAGCTCTGGTTAGAAGAATGGAGAAAAGAGGCTGCATCGAGAAATTCCGACTTGCAATATCATTTTTCGAAAGCACTTGCTGCATTAAAAAAATATCCCTTACCATTAAAATCTGGGAAGGATTGTATAATATTGCAACACTTCGGCACAAAATTATGCTCCATGTTAGATAGAAAACTCAAAGAATATAAAGTTCAAAATAATGACTCAACAAGTGTGAAGAATGTTTGCAAGCACTGCAGTTTTAATGAACAACCTGTATTTAAAAGGAAACACAGATCACAACAAATTATTGTGGACACAGATTTCGTACCTGAAAga ACAGAACTAACAATATTTGATGACTTAAATTTATCATCTTGGAATGTAGAAAATTATGCTGCcttattgatattatataagaAAACACTAGACTCATGTTATTTAG GATATACTACAGAAACAGATCTACTGTTGGAAATGAAACAATTGTGTGGGCATGGAGCAAAGACTTCAATCTTAGATTTGTTTGAAAGTGGATTAATTTCTATGATAGGTAGaccaattag GTATAATCTTACAGAGCATGGTATAAGTATTTcaaagaagatatgtgaaatTACAAATACTGATGTAATATCATTAAATTCTTTTGAAGTATTAAATAGAATTCAAGTCTCATTAAAATCATTGATTACCCAAAAGTCTAAGTTAATAAAAGATTCAGCCGATCTTAATAATAGGAATGAGGATAcacaaatatttatacaatCTGCTAAGGATATACAAACCAAGAATTTAGAACCTCCAACAATATATAAGTCTAAATCTGTAGAAACTATTACTATTGAAGATCACTGCCaacaatttgataaaaattttgtaaaacaaaaatcaaaGGAAAATATTGTCTATCCAAAAAAAATGcaagaaaaaacgaaagaagTAAAAGATATGAATCATGTAcataatttagaaaataatgaaACAGATTTTACAGATGATTTTCAAAGAAACTATTATTTAGAATCAAGTAATTTCGATATAATACTATTAGTAGATACACAAGAGACTGCTGG TGGTAGGACAGAACCTCAACATGATGCTACTATCACAGGACTAACAGAGTTTGGTGTATCATTTGAGATACGTCATTTAAAAGTTGGTGATTTTGCATGGATTGCTAGGtgtagaagaaataaaaataatgaattaattTTACCCTTTATAGTAGAAAGGAAACGAATAGATGATTTAAGTGCAAGTATTACAGATGGAAGATTTCATGAACAAAAG TTTAGATTAAAGCAATCTGGAATTACAAATCTTATGTACATAATTGAAGATTATGAGAAGGGTCAAAGATTGACAATACCACATTCATCATTGATGCAAGCTTCCATTAATACTTTGATACAAGATGGTTTCTCTGTAAAATATACTAAGAATCATAAAGATTCTATGTTCTATTTGTCATCATTAActagaattttaataaaaatgtttaaa gaAAAAAACCTGATAGGTTGTAAAAAAGAAGTTATCACacgaacaaatattttaaataatacctGTAGTCTCATGGTATTTGAAGAATTTAATAAAGCAGCTTCTAAACAAAAG GTTTTTAAAGTAAATCAAATGTTTGTCCGCCAACTGCTACAGTTAAAAGGAATGTCCATAGATAAAGCCTTAGCAATTGTAGAACATTATCCAACTCCCCGATTATTAGTTGAAGCTTTTCAGAAGTCTGATTGCAATG GAACCAAAGTAGGTGAGCCTAAGCAGCGGGGTATACAGGGTTCCTTAAATCGAACGATAGATGGATAG
- the LOC126917578 gene encoding odorant receptor 9a-like isoform X4, which translates to MLDKFTKHGNKVACLYRRTLLIALLIFLSLPLCNPILDIIIPLNETRQRNNVFQVHYGILDNEEHFYIVYVHLSLCAIIIVVTIISVDSLYIAIIYHACGLFAVCGSQVQKTAENNFVEKNGINIRNIGYDAFKECVMMHYKCLQLYDVLEKCCRNLYLITMVLNAVILSVTAVEIIVFLDRPAEAIRAIVYFIGQQFHLYMFSLPGQTLLDQSVELANKIYDSDWYKIPTKAQKVFYLMQVRSNKPCILTAAGIYKMNIESFGITVKACMSYFTMFLSLRE; encoded by the exons ATGCTAGATAAATTTACCAAACACGGCAATAAAGTTGCATGTCTGTACAGAA GAACGTTATTAATAGCTCTCTTAATATTTTTGTCCCTTCCGTTATGTAATCCCATCCTAGATATTATTATACCATTAAACGAAACCCGACAACGAAATAATGTATTTCAAGTTCACTATGGTATCCTAGATAACGAAGAACACTTTTACATCGTGTATGTGCATTTATCTCTTTGTGCGATTATTATCGTGGTGACGATAATCTCGGTAGATTCGTTATACATTGCTATTATTTATCACGCTTGCGGATTATTTGCAGTGTGTGG ATCCCAGGTTCAGAAAACtgcagaaaataattttgtcgAGAAAAATGGCATTAACATACGCAACATTGGATACGATGCTTTCAAAGAATGCGTGATGATGCATTATAAATGTCTTCA ACTTTATGACGTCCTCGAGAAATGTTGCCGGAATTTGTACTTGATTACAATGGTGTTGAATGCAGTCATTCTCAGCGTAACAGCTGTTGAA ATAATTGTGTTCTTGGACCGACCGGCAGAAGCCATCAGGGCTATTGTCTACTTTATAGGACAACAATTTCATTTGTACATGTTTAGTCTACCAGGGCAAACATTACTGGATCAAAGCGTAGAATTGGCCAATAAAAT ATATGACTCGGATTGGTATAAAATACCGACAAAAGCTCAAAAGGTATTTTACCTAATGCAAGTGAGGTCCAACAAACCGTGTATATTGACAGCAGCGGGGATATACAAGATGAACATTGAAAGTTTTGGAATA ACTGTTAAAGCTTGTATGTCGTATTTCACCATGTTCTTGTCACTGAGAGAATAA
- the LOC126917578 gene encoding odorant receptor 9a-like isoform X2 — protein MCSFMSFFAPTSMQLYDAIRNKDFDNVILNLPHILTVLISVTKILNIYSNKTLFRKLFNSLEEDWKLLESKNELQMLDKFTKHGNKVACLYRRTLLIALLIFLSLPLCNPILDIIIPLNETRQRNNVFQVHYGILDNEEHFYIVYVHLSLCAIIIVVTIISVDSLYIAIIYHACGLFAVCGSQVQKTAENNFVEKNGINIRNIGYDAFKECVMMHYKCLQLYDVLEKCCRNLYLITMVLNAVILSVTAVEIIVFLDRPAEAIRAIVYFIGQQFHLYMFSLPGQTLLDQSVELANKIYDSDWYKIPTKAQKVFYLMQVRSNKPCILTAAGIYKMNIESFGIVRNNGN, from the exons ATGTGCAGTTTTATGAGCTTCTTTGCTCCAACG TCTATGCAACTATACGATGCCATACGTAACAAAGATTTCGATAACGTCATCCTAAATTTACCGCATATACTTACAGTACTTATCAGTGTTACAAAAATACTAAACATCTATTCCAACAAAACACTG tttagaaaattatttaattccttGGAAGAAGATTGGAAATTACTGGAATCAAAAAACGAATTACAAATGCTAGATAAATTTACCAAACACGGCAATAAAGTTGCATGTCTGTACAGAA GAACGTTATTAATAGCTCTCTTAATATTTTTGTCCCTTCCGTTATGTAATCCCATCCTAGATATTATTATACCATTAAACGAAACCCGACAACGAAATAATGTATTTCAAGTTCACTATGGTATCCTAGATAACGAAGAACACTTTTACATCGTGTATGTGCATTTATCTCTTTGTGCGATTATTATCGTGGTGACGATAATCTCGGTAGATTCGTTATACATTGCTATTATTTATCACGCTTGCGGATTATTTGCAGTGTGTGG ATCCCAGGTTCAGAAAACtgcagaaaataattttgtcgAGAAAAATGGCATTAACATACGCAACATTGGATACGATGCTTTCAAAGAATGCGTGATGATGCATTATAAATGTCTTCA ACTTTATGACGTCCTCGAGAAATGTTGCCGGAATTTGTACTTGATTACAATGGTGTTGAATGCAGTCATTCTCAGCGTAACAGCTGTTGAA ATAATTGTGTTCTTGGACCGACCGGCAGAAGCCATCAGGGCTATTGTCTACTTTATAGGACAACAATTTCATTTGTACATGTTTAGTCTACCAGGGCAAACATTACTGGATCAAAGCGTAGAATTGGCCAATAAAAT ATATGACTCGGATTGGTATAAAATACCGACAAAAGCTCAAAAGGTATTTTACCTAATGCAAGTGAGGTCCAACAAACCGTGTATATTGACAGCAGCGGGGATATACAAGATGAACATTGAAAGTTTTGGAATAGTACGTAATAATGGAAATTAA
- the LOC126917578 gene encoding uncharacterized protein LOC126917578 isoform X6 has translation MCSFMSFFAPTSMQLYDAIRNKDFDNVILNLPHILTVLISVTKILNIYSNKTLFRKLFNSLEEDWKLLESKNELQMLDKFTKHGNKVACLYRRTLLIALLIFLSLPLCNPILDIIIPLNETRQRNNVFQVHYGILDNEEHFYIVYVHLSLCAIIIVVTIISVDSLYIAIIYHACGLFAVCGSQVQKTAENNFVEKNGINIRNIGYDAFKECVMMHYKCLQLYDVLEKCCRNLYLITMVLNAVILSVTAVEFELGGTS, from the exons ATGTGCAGTTTTATGAGCTTCTTTGCTCCAACG TCTATGCAACTATACGATGCCATACGTAACAAAGATTTCGATAACGTCATCCTAAATTTACCGCATATACTTACAGTACTTATCAGTGTTACAAAAATACTAAACATCTATTCCAACAAAACACTG tttagaaaattatttaattccttGGAAGAAGATTGGAAATTACTGGAATCAAAAAACGAATTACAAATGCTAGATAAATTTACCAAACACGGCAATAAAGTTGCATGTCTGTACAGAA GAACGTTATTAATAGCTCTCTTAATATTTTTGTCCCTTCCGTTATGTAATCCCATCCTAGATATTATTATACCATTAAACGAAACCCGACAACGAAATAATGTATTTCAAGTTCACTATGGTATCCTAGATAACGAAGAACACTTTTACATCGTGTATGTGCATTTATCTCTTTGTGCGATTATTATCGTGGTGACGATAATCTCGGTAGATTCGTTATACATTGCTATTATTTATCACGCTTGCGGATTATTTGCAGTGTGTGG ATCCCAGGTTCAGAAAACtgcagaaaataattttgtcgAGAAAAATGGCATTAACATACGCAACATTGGATACGATGCTTTCAAAGAATGCGTGATGATGCATTATAAATGTCTTCA ACTTTATGACGTCCTCGAGAAATGTTGCCGGAATTTGTACTTGATTACAATGGTGTTGAATGCAGTCATTCTCAGCGTAACAGCTGTTGAA tttGAATTAGGAGGAACATCCTGA